Proteins encoded together in one Electrophorus electricus isolate fEleEle1 chromosome 9, fEleEle1.pri, whole genome shotgun sequence window:
- the aqp3a gene encoding aquaporin-3a isoform X2, whose translation MGKQKIFLDKISRALHIQNKLLRQGLAECLGTLILVMFGCGSVAQLVLSEGSHGIFLAVNLAFGFAVTLGILVCGQVSGGHLNPAVTFALCLLGREKWRKFPVYFFFQTLGAFLGAGVIFGMYYDAMHIRADRDKKLPIGIFATYPSEHLSIVNGFFDQLIGTAALIVCILAIVDPYNNPIPQGLEAFTVGFTVLVIGLSMGFNSGYAVNPARDFGPRLFTAIAGWGSQVFTDQ comes from the exons ATGGGCAAGCAGAAGATCTTCCTGGATAAAATATCACGTGCCCTGCACATTCAGAACAAGCTGCTACGACAGGGGCTGGCTGAATGCTTGGGCACCCTTATCCTGGTG aTGTTTGGCTGTGGCTCTGTGGCTCAGCTGGTGCTCAGTGAAGGTAGTCATGGCATCTTCCTTGCTGTAAATTTAGCCTTTGGGTTCGCAGTCACACTTGGAATCCTGGTTTGCGGCCAAGTCTCAG GAGGTCATCTGAATCCAGCTGTAACTTTTGCCCTGTGTCTCCTTGGAAgggaaaaatggagaaaattCCCTGTATACTTCTTCTTCCAGACACTTGGTGCCTTTTTGGGTGCAGGCGTCATCTTTGGCATGTATTATG ATGCCATGCATATACGTGCTGACAGGGACAAGAAGCTTCCAATCGGAATTTTTGCTACCTACCCCAGTGAGCACCTTAGTATTGTGAACGGATTTTTTGATCAG ctaATAGGCACTGCTGCACTGATTGTTTGTATCCTGGCTATTGTGGACCCATACAACAACCCAATTCCACAAGGACTGGAGGCCTTCACTGTGGGATTCACAGTGCTTGTCATTGGCTTATCCATGGGCTTCAACTCTGGCTATGCTGTAAACCCAGCCCGGGACTTTGGTCCTCGTCTTTTCACTGCCATTGCTGGCTGGGGCTCCCAAGTGTTCAC AGATCAATGA
- the ankdd1b gene encoding ankyrin repeat and death domain-containing protein 1B, translating to MDERVLALKERIMKQPMLKKENLNPKLWIKSGYVKGVTDFILPKEPEEDTSFDNVEMLLEAEKEYIEAAKRNDVEAMKVLGRGVNVNAKNVHHRTALHYAVACKNVEAVDLLLRRRAKLDLPDKYGVTAIHLAAWFGSLEILKLLVQSGADQRVETEEGMNMMHCAAVNDHTEIVQYIVKDLQMRELDKEDHHGSRPFAVAAEHGRVTMLQMMMEEDYKMATMEGNQNGDTPLHLAARNGHLEAMQLLLESFAIRNEVNHDGETALYLAADGAYEDCVLALLEANCDPNTHTLNGTSPLHAVCEKGHTSVVKLLVNSGAQMNIQNNYLQTPFHLAVKNCYIPVIHTLLESGCDPNITDHLGQTALHTAAELGKVDVVEMILKAGVDMEIKDRQGKTVLGVAARADVVIIVDMIIKAERYFNWIRSSGEVTESLHDEYPLRFKLDHRPETKQVRDMMWNLAYKMLKKNEWKKLAQHWDFTEQQVAAIEEQWTGPNSYQEHGNRMLLIWLHGVVVAQKSPNKELYQALISVGNLKMAEKLRMEGEDTGNRKCTIS from the exons ATGGACGAGAGAGTTTTGGCTCTGAAAGAAAGAATCATGAAGCAACCAatgctgaaaaaagaaaacctgaaCCCTAAATTATGGATTAAATCAGGGTATGTCAAAGGTGTCACAGACTTCATATTGCCAAAAGAACCAGAGGAAGACACCAGTTTTGATAATGTGGAGATGT TGCTTGAGGCTGAGAAAGAATACATCGAAGCAGCAAAGAGGAACGATGTGGAAGCCATGAAGGTTTTAGGAAGGGGTGTGAACGTTAATGCAAAAAACGTA CACCATCGGACTGCACTTCATTATGCGGTGGCCTGCAAAAATGTAGAAGCTGTCGATCTCCTGCTCAGGAGGAGAGCAAAGCTGGACTTACCTGACAAG TACGGAGTAACTGCCATTCACCTCGCAGCGTGGTTCGGCAGTCTAGAAATCCTGAAGCTGCTGGTTCAAAGTGGGGCTGATCAGAGGGTCGAAACCGAG GAAGGGATGAACATGATGCACTGTGCTGCCGTCAACGATCACACTGAAATCGTGCAGTACATCGTCAAAGACCTTCAGATGAGAGAACTCGACAAAGAAGACCAT CATGGCAGCAGGCCTTTTGCTGTTGCGGCAGAGCATGGCCGCGTGACAATGCTGCAGATGATGATGGAGGAGGATTACAAAATGGCGACCATGGAAGGAAACCAG AATGGAGACACGCCTTTGCATCTCGCTGCTAGGAATGGTCATCTAGAAGCTATGCAGTTGTTGCTCGAGAGCTTTGCGATCCGTAATGAAGTCAATCAT GATGGGGAAACAGCATTGTATCTGGCTGCAGATGGAGCTTATGAGGACTGTGTTTTAGCTCTACTGGAAGCCAACTGTGACCCAAACACTCATACTCTA AACGGGACAAGTCCTCTCCATGCTGTGTGCGAAAAGGGCCATACATCTGTGGTGAAGCTCCTTGTTAACAGTGGTGCTCAGATGAACATTCAAAACAAT TACTTACAGACACCATTCCACCTGGCAGTGAAGAACTGTTACATTCCTGTGATCCACACACTGCTGGAGTCGGGCTGTGACCCGAACATCACAGATCAT CTGGGTCAGACAGCCCTCCACACTGCAGCAGAACTGGGCAAGGTGGATGTGGTGGAGATGATACTGAAAGCTGGTGTGGATATGGAGATCAAAGACAGG CAGGGTAAAACAGTCCTCGGGGTAGCAGCAAGAGCTGATGTAGTGATCATTGTAGACATGATAATCAAAGCTGAAAGATACTTCAACTGGATAAGG TCCAGTGGAGAAGTTACCGAGAGCCTCCATGATGAATATCCATTGAGGTTTAAATTGGATCACCGCCCTGAAACGAAGCAGGTCCGTGACATGATGTGGAACCTGGCTTACAAGATGCTAAAGAAGAACGAGTGGAAGAAGTTAGCACAGCACTGGGACTTCACTGAGCAGCAGGTGGCTGCCATCGAGGAGCAGTGGACAG gTCCCAACAGCTACCAGGAGCATGGAAACAGGATGCTACTGATATGGCTCCATGGAGTGGTGGTGGCACAGAAAAGCCCAAATAAAGAGCTTTACCAGGCACTGATCTCTGTCGGGAATCTGAAAATGGCAG AAAAACtaaggatggagggagaggacaCTGGTAATCGGAAATGTACAATTTCATGA
- the polk gene encoding DNA polymerase kappa has product MDGTADSREGMLSRMALNDNKAGMEGLDRDKINNIILEASKGSRFYVNEVKKEQQVNERIGKMMRHKAKLTEQQIQKAQAEVEKLSAELEMGRELGRVIVHVDMDAFYAAVEMRDCPELKDKPMAVGSMSMLSTSNYHARRYGVRAAMPGFIAKKLCPNLVIVPLNFDKYTAVSEQVREVFAAYDPHFLPMSLDEAYLDITEHLHERQHWPESMRSYKSCDAQSGEEMDKTKNEVPVETDNLSPVLFEDSPSSSPSLPGSDGKVEVFGTSPEEAVREMRFRIEQKTSLTASAGIAPNMMLAKVCSDKNKPNGQYSILPERQAVMDFIRDLPVRKVSGIGKVTEKMLAALDIFTCAQLGQQMRVLSLLFSETSWHHFLQISLGLGSTRIERDSERKSMSTERTFGEMSDSEEQYALCRELCRDLAQDLQKQGLKGKTVTLKLKNVSFEVKTRALTLQCAVCTEEEIFIPAKELLKAEIDYVSPQLLRLRLMGVRVSSFINTDDKQPQQKSIVGFLKIAARSHSSQSKPEMASLSECRVSSQRQPPAESWSASAGGQTLRPLSKWRTESGDTRGPKQQTFFQMAHSKRLQDQAWQEPSSVCTNDTDNFLATDSIHKSGFFTATSHETDKIGNTQTSSSITHAETEQNALETDTTLPTTSTVSHATQRADKPALGKTQSSPPECFTCPVCFSEMQSKDLAAINQHIDECLKSSAADSESCHMVSDQNVYVDPKQVDRKDEDQQLSHQSKATDSSSGSKESLETLNKGLLKSVEEEQHPSSLNAITAAFIFEKGEKSNLREPTMNEKCLLLPDSGTIALLQTSEVLMMSSEEKTSTLTCPVCNQPQDTDDLTLFNHHVDMCLNQEVLQGFRDTVSPQAQTAVLFPQKIKDDRGCSARGKSKRRGSPPPPPSKKTRPTGPRHTIDKFFKGNSNQKF; this is encoded by the exons ATGGACGGGACGGCGGACAGTAGAGAGGGCATGCTCTCTAGAATGGCGCTCAATGACAACAAGGCTGGCATGGAGGGCCTCGACCGCGACAAAATCAACAACATTATCCTCGAGGCGTCCAAG GGCTCCAGGTTCTATGTCAATGAGGTAAAAAAGGAGCAGCAGGTAAATGAGCGCATCGGGAAGATGATGAGACATAAAGCTAAACTCACTGAACAGCAGATACAAAAAGCGCAAGCTGAG GTGGAGAAGCTGTCCGCAGAGCTGGAGATGGGTCGTGAGCTGGGCCGGGTGATCGTGCACGTGGACATGGACGCGTTCTATGCTGCCGTGGAGATGAGAGACTGCCCGGAGCTGAAGGACAAACCCATGGCTGTGGGATCCATGAGCATGCTG TCCACTTCTAACTACCATGCCAGGAGATATGGTGTTCGTGCAGCCATGCCAGGCTTCATCGCCAAGAAGCTTTGTCCAAATTTGGTCATCGTGCCACTCAACTTTGATAAATACACAGCAGTGAGTGAACAG GTACGAGAGGTGTTTGCAGCATATGATCCTCACTTTCTGCCCATGAGTTTAGATGAAGCTTATTTGGACATCACTGAGCACCTTCACGAGAGGCAGCACTGGCCTGAGTCTATGAGATCATATAAGTCCTGTGATGCTCAGAGTGGAGAAG AGATGGATAAAACCAAGAATGAGGTTCCAGTGGAGACAGATAATCTATCCCCTGTCCTGTTTGAGGACAGTCCAAGTTCCTCCCCTAGTCTCCCAGGGTCTGATGGGAAGGTGGAGGTGTTTGGGACGAGCCCCGAAGAGGCTGTGAGGGAGATGCGCTTCCGTATCGAGCAGAAAACTTCGCTGACCGCCAGCGCCG GCATCGCCCCGAACATGATGCTTGCGAAGGTGTGCAGTGACAAGAACAAGCCCAATGGTCAATACAGCATCCTCCCTGAGAGACAGGCTGTGATGGACTTCATCCGGGACCTACCTGTTCGCAAG GTTTCAGGGATCGGGAAAGTGACGGAAAAGATGCTGGCAGCCCTGGACATCTTCACTTGTGCCCAGCTTGGGCAGCAGATGAGAGTGCTGTCGCTGCTCTTCTCAGAAACATCCTGGCACCATTTCCTCCAGATCTCCCTGGGCCTTGGCTCTACACGCATAGAGAG aGACTCTGAGAGGAAAAGCATGAGCACAGAAAG GACATTTGGAGAGATGAGCGATTCTGAGGAGCAGTATGCCCTATGCAGAGAGCTGTGTCGTGACTTGGCACAGGACCTGCAGAAGCAGGGCCTCAAG GGCAAAACGGTTACCTTGAAATTAAAGAATGTCAGCTTTGAGGTGAAGACCAGAGCGCTTACACTGCAGTGTGCCGTCTGCACCGAGGAGGAGATTTTCATCCCTGCTAAGGAGCTTCTGAAGGCTGAGATTGACTATGTCAGCCCCCAGCTACTGAGGCTTAGACTTATGG GTGTTCGGGTTTCAAGCTTCATCAACACTGATGACAAACAGCCCCAGCAGAAGAGCATAGTGGGCTTCCTGAAGATAGCAGCACGTTCTCATAGTTCACAATCCAAGCCTGAAATGGCTAGTTTGTCAGAATGTAGGGTCAGTTCTCAAAGGCAACCACCTGCTGAGTCCTGGAGTGCCTCAGCTGGAGGGCAAACACTCAGGCCTCTTAGTAAGTGGCGAACTGAATCTGGAGACACCAGAGGCCCTAAGCAGCagaccttcttccagatggcccATTCAAAGAGGTTGCAAGATCAAGCTTGGCAAGAACCAAGCTCTGTGTGCACAAATGACACAGACAATTTTTTGGCCACAGACTCAATCCACAAATCTGGCTTTTTTACCGCAACAAGCCATGAAACGGACAAAATAGGAAATACGCAAACAAGCTCATCAATAACGCATGCAGAAACGGAGCAAAACGCACTCGAAACAGACACGACCTTGCCTACAACAAGCACAGTATCACATGCAACTCAACGCGCTGACAAGCCAGCATTAGGAAAAACGCAGTCAAGTCCACCGGAGTGCTTCACGTGCcctgtgtgttttagtgaaATGCAGTCTAAAGACCTTGCAGCGATCAACCAGCACATCGATGAGTGTCTAAAGTCCAGTGCAGCGGACAGTGAGAGTTGTCACATGGTCTCGGATCAGAATGTGTATGTAGACCCAAAACAGGTGGACAGGAAGGATGAAGATCAGCagttgtctcatcagtccaaaGCCACAGATTCAAGCTCAGGAAGCAAAGAATCACTGGAGACTCTGAACAAAGGCTTGTTAAAAAGTGTTGAGGAGGAACAACACCCCAGTTCCTTGAATGCAATCACAgcagcatttatttttgaaaaaggtgaaaaatcCAATTTGAGAGAGCCAACGATGAATGAAAAGTGCTTACTTCTGCCTGATTCTGGAACTATAGCCTTACTCCAGACCTCTGAGGTACTAATGATGTCATCGGAGGAGAAAACCTCCACCTTGACATGCCCGGTGTGTAATCAGCCTCAAGATACAGATGACCTCACTCTCTTCAACCATCATGTGGACATGTGCCTCAACCAGGAGGTGTTGCAGGGTTTCAGGGATACTGTGTCACCACAGGCTCAGACAGCTGTATTATTCCCACAGAAGATCAAAG ATGACAGAGGATGTAGTGCAAGAGGAAAGAGCAAAAG GCGAggatcaccaccaccacctccctcAAAGAAAACCAGACCCACTGGCCCAAGACACACCATTGACAAGTTCTTTAAAGGAAACAGCAACCAGAAATTCTAA
- the poc5 gene encoding centrosomal protein POC5 translates to MSSDEDKPNSLNLPRDSDRGSSVSSELQDEYEELLRFAVVTSKYEPARPSQLLTGSLTSKKAQSSSLMDDARYQEHEENGKQSAPSSEIISGTTTPQFEGSRPQSQLSEGQEMIARSARESQRTTESDRYGQSSPDPMVTVMTEMSISEENLNKMENILETWSNNLKSNVMMELRKWRLALVEQHKLEMKKERERHAAHVAGINVEMDGLKDLLNTYQTSNQRKDEVIMNLTRAIDRQRERTELMRRFTHWRLQRCAAREEVQGSKVAEQHYHLQLKRKVWVAWHSLIQTDWRETVERACRARAEEVCLQLSADYEAKLAEHVDALHRAQAEIQRLRAERERYEDSMKKAFMRGVCALNIEALSMFHTGGTGGQERDALPSGDEPSSSSASGRLFHTSTSTRLSPTFMDSPVPPGPSHSNTEGTEAGHYTSQAGYGTVEALPSTTVVNSSLLPGGSTSSLRQSSARMVTAGQQKASKTVTARITGRSELTRMGRPPSSMQVMGVSPPMSSVIVERHHPVTQRTVSQATAAKFPRSALQSQTVSSTKSSSSQARGQTSAFHVHSIKVVD, encoded by the exons ATGTCTTCAGATGAAGATAAGCCAAATAGTCTTAACTTACCAAGGGACTCGGACAGAGGAAGCTCAGTGTCTTCTGAACTTCAA GATGAGTATGAAGAACTGCTTCGCTTTGCGGTGGTCACTTCAAAGTATGAGCCCGCTCGTCCATCACAACTACTGACCGGCTCACTTACTTCAAAAAAAGCCCAGAGTTCCAGTTTAATGGATGATGCAAGATATCAGGAGCATGAGG AAAATGGGAAACAATCTGCACCTTCAAGTGAGATCATTTCAGGCACAACTACTCCACAGTTTGAAGGATCCAGACCACAGAGTCAACTTTCTGAAG GGCAGGAGATGATAGCCAGGTCTGCAAGAGAATCACAGAGAACTACTGAGTCAGACAGATATGGGCAGAGCAGTCCAGATCCTATGGTCACTGTAATGACTGAGATGTCCATTTCTGAGGAGAACCTGAACAAGATGGAGAACATTCTGGAAACCTGGAGTAACAACCTAAAG AGCAATGTGATGATGGAGCTGAGGAAATGGAGACTGGCCTTGGTGGAGCAACAcaagctggagatgaagaaggagagggaaaggCATGCTGCTCATGTAGCAGGCATTAATGTGGAGATGGATGGCCTCAAAGACCTGCTGAACACCTACCAGACCTCCAATCAGAGGAAAGATGAG GTCATCATGAACCTGACGCGGGCAATTGACAGGCAGCGTGAGCGGACGGAGCTAATGAGGCGCTTCACCCACTGGAGGCTCCAGCGCTGCGCTGCGAGGGAGGAG GTGCAGGGAAGCAAGGTAGCAGAGCAGCACTACCATCTACAGCTGAAAAGGAAGGTGTGGGTTGCCTGGCATTCTCTCATCCAGACCGACTGGAGGGAGACAGTGGAGCGGGCATGCCGGGCCCGCGCAGAGGAGGTCTGCCTGCAGCTCTCCGCAGACTACGAGGCCAAGCTTGCGGAG CACGTGGACGCCCTGCACAGGGCCCAGGCCGAGATCCAGAGACTGCGCGCTGAGAGGGAGCGCTACGAAGACTCCATGAAGAAGGCGTTCATGCGGGGGGTGTGCGCACTCAACATCGAGGCCCTCAGCATGTTCCACACTGGAGGGACAGGTGGACAGGAGCGAG ATGCCCTGCCCTCGGGGGACGAGCCCAGCTCCAGCTCAGCATCCGGTCGTCTGTTCCATACTAGCACGTCCACACGCCTTAGCCCAACCTTTATGGACTCTCCAGTGCCACCCGGCCCCTCCCACAGCAATACAGAAGGCACAGAAGCA GGTCACTATACATCTCAGGCTGGCTATGGCACTGTAGAGGCACTGCCTTCCACTACAGTGGTGAACTCCTCTTTACTACCAGGAGGCAGCACAAGTTCCTTGAGACAG TCAAGTGCACGGATGGTCACAGCTGGACAGCAGAAAGCTTCCAAGACTGTGACTGCACGCATAACCGGGCGCTCCGAGCTGACCAGGATGGGGCGTCCTCCCAGCAGCATGCAAGTTATGGGTGTGTCCCCACCCATGAGTTCTGTCATTGTGGAAAGACACCACCCTGTCACTCAG CGTACTGTCAGCCAGGCAACAGCAGCCAAGTTCCCACGCTCCGCTCTACAGAGTCAAACTGTGTCCAGCACCAAGAGCTCTTCCAGCCAGGCCAGAGGACAGACCTCTGCATTTCACGTCCACTCCATCAAAGTAGTGGACTAA
- the aqp3a gene encoding aquaporin-3a isoform X1: MGKQKIFLDKISRALHIQNKLLRQGLAECLGTLILVMFGCGSVAQLVLSEGSHGIFLAVNLAFGFAVTLGILVCGQVSGGHLNPAVTFALCLLGREKWRKFPVYFFFQTLGAFLGAGVIFGMYYDAMHIRADRDKKLPIGIFATYPSEHLSIVNGFFDQLIGTAALIVCILAIVDPYNNPIPQGLEAFTVGFTVLVIGLSMGFNSGYAVNPARDFGPRLFTAIAGWGSQVFTNGNCWFLVPIFAPFLGAVVGTLVYQLMVGWHVEGEARDKKRATEDSVKLNDINDGSTVP; the protein is encoded by the exons ATGGGCAAGCAGAAGATCTTCCTGGATAAAATATCACGTGCCCTGCACATTCAGAACAAGCTGCTACGACAGGGGCTGGCTGAATGCTTGGGCACCCTTATCCTGGTG aTGTTTGGCTGTGGCTCTGTGGCTCAGCTGGTGCTCAGTGAAGGTAGTCATGGCATCTTCCTTGCTGTAAATTTAGCCTTTGGGTTCGCAGTCACACTTGGAATCCTGGTTTGCGGCCAAGTCTCAG GAGGTCATCTGAATCCAGCTGTAACTTTTGCCCTGTGTCTCCTTGGAAgggaaaaatggagaaaattCCCTGTATACTTCTTCTTCCAGACACTTGGTGCCTTTTTGGGTGCAGGCGTCATCTTTGGCATGTATTATG ATGCCATGCATATACGTGCTGACAGGGACAAGAAGCTTCCAATCGGAATTTTTGCTACCTACCCCAGTGAGCACCTTAGTATTGTGAACGGATTTTTTGATCAG ctaATAGGCACTGCTGCACTGATTGTTTGTATCCTGGCTATTGTGGACCCATACAACAACCCAATTCCACAAGGACTGGAGGCCTTCACTGTGGGATTCACAGTGCTTGTCATTGGCTTATCCATGGGCTTCAACTCTGGCTATGCTGTAAACCCAGCCCGGGACTTTGGTCCTCGTCTTTTCACTGCCATTGCTGGCTGGGGCTCCCAAGTGTTCAC CAATGGGAATTGCTGGTTCCTGGTGCCCATCTTCGCCCCATTTCTGGGTGCCGTGGTTGGGACGCTTGTGTACCAGCTGATGGTGGGCTGGCATGTGGAAGGGGAGGCACGGGACAAAAAGAGGGCAACAGAGGACAGTGTCAAACTCAATGATATTAACGATGGCTCTACAGTTCCCTAA